The nucleotide sequence GGTTTTGGATTCCCTTCCCTGCCAAACGCATCCTGCGTTTTGCAGCAAGTGACTAATGTGCGCAACTCTGCCATTTTCAGGTGCACTTAAAACGTAACTTGCGTTTTGTATGTTACTGAGTTTTGCagattcacatttttggattacACTCCATGCAACAATATATGAGAACAACACCATTTTTACTTCcattctttaattaatttttgatgtATCTGTATCTGTATAAAGGGAGTCACTTAGATAAAGatatcaaaaatatcttttttttaagatgttttttaaaaattaaaatttaacacatataatcaattaaattatattattttttattaaaaattagacTAGACAAATCAGTTtagcaaaaaaattaataaattaaattttgaaccggtataaattaatatttttttataaaaaattactacaTGTTTAAATAAAATtggattaaattaaaaaataaaaatcaaatagtaatataacatattcccttTCGTAAGCTGTGAAATTGATATAATTCATAACGAGATAAGGAATAGaggataaaaatataattatttacgtGCGCGTCTAAATTCataaattttatgtttatttaaatCAGAAAATGAAAAATCCCAAGAACATGCCCTTACAGTATCGTCTTAGGGTTTTCAGAATTCCCAATTACACCCGCGGACACAACGTATTCGAAATTAAATTTACAACAAAGTATTGCAAATTTATTATCAATATCGTATCTCTCGCTGGGAAAATCGAAAGAGGCCTATCATCAAGCTCATAGTTCATCGATATTACAAATTTCACAGCCAATAATCTCCAACCTCAGCAAGCTGAATCGTTAAGCCACCGAAAATGGGAGGCCATGGTGGCCTCAACATTCTCCCGCAGAAGCGGTGGAACGTCTATAACTACGAGAACAGGGAAAAGGTCCGCCGCGACGAGGAGCAAGCCGCCAGAGACGAGCAGATCAAGCGCGACGAGGTCAGAAAGCGCGACGCCGAGTTCCGCCTCGAGCGCCTCCGCACCGCCAAGGGTTTGGCTCCTCTCGTTAAGGCCAAGGCAgaggaagagaaggaggaggaaggagaagaagaaccGGAATCGAAGAATTCGGATAACAACGGACACATTAACTTATTCGAGGGGATTAAGATTTTCGATCCTGTACGAGGAACCGAGAAGAGGAAGGAGTTGTTAGGGGAAAGGGAAGggtggaagaaggagaagaggatgaagaaagaagaagggaagTCCTCGGGGGTGGCGGTGGGTCCCGAGGATGAGAAGTATAGGTTAGGGTATGGGGTAGCA is from Arachis ipaensis cultivar K30076 chromosome B01, Araip1.1, whole genome shotgun sequence and encodes:
- the LOC107605740 gene encoding leukocyte receptor cluster member 1 homolog, with the translated sequence MGGHGGLNILPQKRWNVYNYENREKVRRDEEQAARDEQIKRDEVRKRDAEFRLERLRTAKGLAPLVKAKAEEEKEEEGEEEPESKNSDNNGHINLFEGIKIFDPVRGTEKRKELLGEREGWKKEKRMKKEEGKSSGVAVGPEDEKYRLGYGVAGKGVKMPWYLEKRNGDDDKGGGDDSDGEVKNENKKKKKNARKTLEELREERLKREKREKERERALIGEKGRSSSSHSERRSDRDVYGNKKFNRR